One genomic region from Cyclopterus lumpus isolate fCycLum1 chromosome 20, fCycLum1.pri, whole genome shotgun sequence encodes:
- the LOC117749923 gene encoding general transcription and DNA repair factor IIH helicase subunit XPD-like, with protein MKLAVMWLCLLHLTVVVAGQYTRKEHRKDRSNAPAKAPQKPQPLGTATVTKEEEEEEERLLHVKYEGHGVLEMPSGTGKTISLLSLIVAYQKVFPLEVSKLIYCSRTVPEIEKVVEELRKLMEYYSKQTGESNNFLALALFSRKNLCIHPEVSALHVGKEVDGKCHTLTASYIRAQRHSDPDLPVCCFYEDFDAVGPQVPLPAGVYNLDDLKDFGKRNGLCPYYLARYSLMHANIVVYSYHYLLDPKIADLVSVVVFDDAHNIDNVCIDSMSVNISRRTLDRCQTNVETLQNTIQNGIYNAWACENGRGAILLSVARGKVSEGIDFVHRFGRAVIMFGVPYVYTQSRILKARLEYLRDQFQIRGNDFLTFDAMRHAAQCVGRVIRGKTDYGIMIFADKRYARADKRGKLPLWIQEHISDGSLNLTVDEAVQLSKHFLRQMAQPFRPEDQLGLSLLTLEQLESEEMLKKISQIAHQT; from the exons ATGAAGCTGGCTGTCATGTGGTTGTGCCTTCTGCATTTGACCGTTGTCGTTGCCGGACAATACACCCGCAAAGAGCATCGCAAAGACCGCAGCAATGCGCCGGCCAAAGCCCCCCAGAAGCCTCAGCCCCTCGGCACAG CGACAGtgaccaaagaagaagaagaagaggaggagcgtCTGCTACACGTTAAATATGAA GGTCATGGAGTCCTGGAGATGCCATCGGGAACCGGGAAGACCATCTCTCTGCTGTCTCTCATTGTTGCCTACCAAAAG GTCTTTCCTTTGGAAGTGTCCAAGCTAATATACTGCTCCAGAACAGTTCCAGAGATCGAGAAG GTTGTGGAGGAGCTGCGGAAATTGATGGAGTATTATTCCAAGCAAACTGGAGAGAGCAACAACTTCCTGGCTCTCGCCCTCTTCTCCAGAAAAAACCTCTGCATCCACCCAGAG GTGAGTGCTCTGCACGTCGGTAAAGAGGTTGATGGGAAGTGCCACACGCTGACGGCATCATACATCCGAGCACAACGCCATAGCGACCCCGACCTGCCTGTGTGCTGCTTTTATGAG GATTTTGATGCGGTCGGCCCACAGGTGCCCCTCCCCGCCGGGGTCTACAACCTAGACGACCTAAAGGACTTCGGCAAGAGGAACGGCTTGTGTCCGTATTATCTGGCACGCTACTCG CTCATGCATGCCAACATTGTGGTGTACAGTTACCACTACCTGCTGGACCCCAAGATAGCTGACCTAGTGTCCGTGGTGGTGTTTGATGACGCTCATAACATCG ACAATGTGTGCATCGACTCCATGAGTGTGAACATCTCCAGACGAACACTCGACCGCTGCCAGACCAACGTGGAGACTCTGCAGAACACCATACAAAA TGGCATCTACAATGCCTGG GCGTGTGAGAATGGCAGAGGAGCCATCCTGCTGTCTGTGGCCAGGGGGAAGGTGTCTGAAGGGATAGATTTTG TGCACCGTTTTGGCCGGGCAGTCATCATGTTCGGAGTGCCTTATGTTTACACGCAGAGCCGCATCCTCAAG GCTCGTCTGGAGTACCTTCGCGATCAGTTTCAGATCAGAGGGAACGACTTTCTAACGTTTGACGCCATGCGTCACGCCGCCCAGTGTGTAGGTCGAGTCATCCGGGGAAAGACGGACTACGGGATCATGATCTTCGCCGACAAG CGCTATGCCCGAGCAGACAAACGTGGGAAGCTCCCTCTCTGGATTCAGGAGCACATCAGCGACGGCAGTCTGAACCTCACCGTGGACGAGGCCGTCCAGCTCTCCAAGCACTTCCTGCGACAGATGGCTCAGCCGTTCAGACCG gaggaCCAGCTGGGTTTGTCTCTGTTGACTCTCGAGCAGCTGGAGTCGGAGGAGATGCTGAAGAAAATCAGTCAGATTGCTCACCAGACCTGA